In one window of Desertifilum tharense IPPAS B-1220 DNA:
- a CDS encoding serine/threonine-protein kinase has product MLLAGQVLRDRYQIQRQLGQNAGRHTLLAQDLQTQEPVVLKLLSFNSSFRWEDLKLFEREAKTLQSLSHPAIPRYLDYFEFDQPNDRGFVLVQTYLDAPSLQQWIEQGRSFSEAEVQNIAQALLKVLSDLHANCPPVIHRDIKPSNILLKGDRTGHQVGELYLVDFGSVQTAVREMGTMTVVGTYGYMPPEQFSGRAFPASDLYSLGATLIYLVTGTHPADLLQEDLHLKFQPLTPLTPKFARWLETLTHPVRKQRFSDAQAALQALENPDFGDRDQIVHRPERSKITLHRTADCLEIHIPAPKSSGISQGCSLIILGLVGAIALSWLPVVLTSGNLSSLLISLFFVYVVGSGYWLYFYSSRADIHIEIGPQQFKVTQRAFGIQKLIFRANRENLYKITLTKRFYRRDPEAGIVEVPPELKIWSTLHPQAHSTKHLAIVNPPSSQGMSYRIGGSLGGSDPESQFFGGLTSEELEWLAQELSNELSLPIVRQ; this is encoded by the coding sequence ATGCTTTTAGCTGGACAAGTTTTACGCGATCGCTATCAGATTCAACGGCAACTCGGACAAAATGCGGGTCGCCACACCCTCCTCGCCCAAGACTTACAGACCCAAGAACCCGTTGTCCTGAAGTTGCTAAGTTTTAATAGTAGCTTTCGTTGGGAAGACCTCAAATTATTTGAACGAGAAGCCAAAACCCTACAATCTTTATCCCATCCAGCAATTCCTCGCTACCTTGACTACTTTGAATTCGACCAACCTAACGATCGCGGTTTTGTCCTGGTGCAAACCTACTTGGATGCCCCTTCCTTGCAGCAATGGATCGAGCAGGGACGCAGCTTTAGCGAAGCAGAAGTCCAGAACATTGCCCAAGCCTTATTAAAGGTTCTCAGCGACTTACACGCCAACTGTCCCCCTGTGATTCATCGCGACATTAAACCGAGCAATATTTTACTGAAGGGCGATCGCACCGGCCATCAGGTGGGAGAACTCTATCTCGTAGACTTTGGTTCTGTGCAAACCGCCGTCCGCGAAATGGGGACGATGACCGTTGTGGGAACTTATGGTTATATGCCACCCGAACAATTTAGCGGACGGGCATTCCCGGCTTCCGATCTCTATAGCTTGGGTGCAACCTTAATCTACCTAGTCACAGGTACCCATCCCGCCGACTTATTGCAAGAAGACTTGCACCTCAAATTCCAACCCCTCACGCCTCTAACCCCCAAGTTTGCCCGCTGGTTAGAAACCCTGACCCATCCCGTCCGCAAACAGCGATTTAGCGATGCTCAGGCAGCCCTACAAGCCCTAGAAAACCCTGATTTTGGCGATCGCGATCAAATCGTTCATCGACCCGAACGCAGCAAAATTACCCTACATAGAACAGCCGATTGCCTAGAGATCCACATCCCAGCGCCCAAATCTAGTGGGATAAGTCAGGGCTGCTCGTTGATTATCCTAGGATTGGTAGGTGCGATCGCCCTAAGCTGGCTACCTGTGGTTCTAACAAGCGGTAATTTATCGAGCCTCTTGATTAGCTTATTTTTCGTATACGTTGTGGGTAGTGGATATTGGCTATACTTCTACAGTAGCCGCGCCGACATTCACATCGAGATCGGCCCCCAACAGTTCAAAGTCACTCAGAGGGCCTTTGGCATCCAGAAACTGATTTTTCGCGCTAACCGCGAGAACCTCTACAAAATTACCTTGACCAAGCGCTTCTATCGCCGAGATCCCGAAGCCGGGATCGTTGAAGTTCCCCCAGAACTCAAAATTTGGTCAACCCTCCATCCCCAGGCGCACTCTACAAAGCATCTGGCGATCGTTAATCCACCCAGTTCGCAAGGCATGAGCTATCGGATCGGCGGTTCGTTAGGAGGCAGCGATCCAGAAAGTCAATTTTTCGGTGGCTTAACCTCCGAAGAACTCGAATGGCTTGCCCAAGAACTCAGCAACGAATTAAGTTTACCCATTGTGCGGCAATAA